From Pseudomonadota bacterium:
AATGCGGCCCGCAAAGCTCCCCGGGCAAAGGTGTCACGGGAATGGGCCCGGTGGACAATCTCCAGGCGTTCACCCAGGCCACCAAACATCACCAGGTGATCACCGACAATATCCCCGGCTCGCAAAGTCTGCATGCCTATCTCTTCCGGAGTCCTCTCTCCGGTAAACCCCCGGCGTTCAAAAACCGCTACTTCCTGATAATCACGCTGCAGAGCATCAGCAACAATTTCTCCCAGACGCACGGCTGTACCGCTTGGAGCATCCTTTTTCAGCCGGTGATGGGCTTCGAGAATTTCAACATCATAGTCATCACCAAGAATTTTGGCCACCTCGGCAACCACTTTGAACAACACATTAACACCAACACTCATATTAGGAGCCAGCACCACCGGAATCTGAGCCGCAAGTGCCCTGACCTGCTCCCGCTCTTCAACCGTCATCCCCGTGGTTCCGATGACCATCGGAACCTGGTAATCGGCCGCTATCTTCAGATTGGCCAGGGTTGCCGCCGGAGTGGTGAATTCAATCAGCACATCACTGTCAGCAAATGGCAGGTCACCGGCTAAACCGGCAATCGGGATCCCGAGCTTTCCAACCCCGGAAATTTCGCCGGCGTCCTGGCCGACAAGGGGATTCCCGGCATATTCCAAAGCTCCAGTCAAGACCGTTTTTTCGTGTTCATGAATTACCGAAATAATCCGGCGGCCCATCCTTCCCGCAGCCCCGGAAACCATTATTTTAGCCATTTTTTCTCCTTTACCCAACTCAGGGTGAAATCCGGCATAAGCATTGAAAAAACTTTATATTTATATCCAATAAGCACCGTTTTAGTCAATCAAAAAAGCAGATTTATGGCTGCTGTTTTGCCTGCCTCAAAAATGAAACTTTTGCTATGCCATAAATTTTACGACTTCTTCCTAGTTTACATTACCAGCCTTTTCAACATTGACAGACCGCGGGGTAAATCGTATGATGGGCAAAATCAATATCATCCTTCTCAACTTTCTGAATTGTTCTAAAAACAGCGGAAAGAAATTTACAAGGATGTTCCCTGGCAACCCAAGTCAGAAAGTTGAGATCCTTCTTTCGAGGTAAAAGATTATGCTGGAAACCCGCCACCTGCAGGTATTCATGGCCATTTGGGAGTTACACGGTTTCAGTAAGGCAGCCGAGAAAATCAATTTGACCCAACCCACGGTCAGTGGCCATATCAAAACGCTGGAAGCAATCCTGGGTACTGAGTTATTCAACCGATCAACACGGGATGTCAGTCCCACAAAAGCCGCTGAGCTCTTCCATCCCTATGCCCGGCGGATTCTCAATCTCATGTCGCAAGCCGAGCAGGAAATGAACCTTTTTATTGGCCGGGAAAAGGGCACTCTGGAAATCGGCGGCAGCAATATTCCCGGTGAGTATGTCCTTCCTCTGGCCGTTGGCCAATTTAAAAAAGGTCGGCCCATCATCAAGATTACGCTCAAAATCGGAGATACCAGGGAAATTGTGGCCGCAGTAGGCGAAGGACAGCTGGAACTGGGAATGGTGGGAGCAGTCATTGAACGTCCGGACATTATTTTTGAAGCCTGCCTGGTGGATGACTTGCTGCTGGTAACCCCGCCGGACAGCCCTTTAGCCGGCAAAAAGCAGGTCAAAATGGCTGAATTAACCAACTACCCGTTTATCATGCGGGAAAATGGTTCTGGAACCAGAAAGACCATTGAGAAAGCCCTGGAACAGGCGGGAGACCCTCTTAAAGCGTACAATTTATCGATTATTGCCGAAATGGGCAGCACGGAGGCAATACGGCAGGCGGTAAAAGCAGGGGTTGGATGTTCCATCATTTCCCGGCGGGCAGTGCAGAAAGATGTGGAGTTGGGCCTCATGAGCGCGTCTTCACTACCCGAGCTTAATCTTAAGCGGCAATTTTACCTCATTTTACCGAAACAACGGCGAATCTCGCCGCTGGCCGAAGAATTTCGACAATTCATGCAGCAGAACATTACCGAATAATAGTATTAAAAACTTCCAGCTTCTTTTAATATAAAACTTCCGGCAGCCCCAGCATATCCAACATATCATAGACGCCGGGAGGGCGATTTATGATCCAACGCAGAGCCCTGGTTACCCCCCGGACATAGCTTTCCAGGGAATGTGCCCGATGAATAATTTCAATGTGCTCTCCGAGGCCTGCAAACATGATCCCATGTTCACTGAAAACATCACCCCCCCGCAAGCACTGAATGCCGATTTCCTGTTGTTTCCTTTCACCAATCATACCCCAGCGATCATGCTTAACCACCTCAGGGAATGGCCAGTGCCGTTTTTCCGCCACAATTTGGGCCAATTTTAAGGCAGTATCACTGGGAGCATTCCGTTTTCCCCGGTGATGCCGTTCAATGATTTCCACATCCACATCATAATCATCCAGGACAACCGTCGCGTTGCTGACCAGACGATAAACCACATTCATCATCAGGCTCATATTCGGGCTGACCAGACAGGGAACATCAGCAAGATATCCGGCCAGCTTATCCAGTTGCTCCTGGTTAAAACCAGTAGTTCCCATAACCATGGGAATCCCATTGACGCCGGCATAGCGGGCATATTCCACTGCCGCTTCGGGAACCGAAAAATCCACAATAACATCAATAGCTTCAGGATCAACAGCCGAAAAGGAACCCGCCAGTTGCACTCCTTCCAGTTCCCGTTTCTGTTCAGCATCAAGTTCCTGATTTCCCAGTCGATGAGAGACGGCCAGCACCAGCTTGAAATCGGGTTGGTTTTTCAAGTGAGATCTCATGACTGATCCCATCCGCCCCAGTGTACCGGTCATGGCTATTTTAATCATTCACTTTCCCCCAACTCATTAATTCATTTTCCCCGCCAGCCAAAGCTTTCTAGGCCGGCACTTATTTTATTTTTTTGTACATATTCGTTTAACAATGAAAAACAAAATGACTCTCACAGAGTCACGAAGACACAGAGAAAACCACGTTTTGATTACACATCTCTGTGGCTCTGTGCCTCCGTGAGAAAAAACAATCCAGCAATCCAGACTGCAAAAAAAGTCCGTTCTTTTGAATATTATATCACAGTTAGTTATTTTTAGAGCTAGTCGAATATTTACATTTTTCTAACAACCTTCAGCCTTGAGATCCCGGGCCAGCAGGTCAGTAACGGCCTGTCTTGGATCTTTATGCTGATAAAGTATCCTGTACATCTGTTCGGTAATCGGCACTTCAACACCAACCTTTGCCGCCAGTTGATAAGCCGACAGCGTAGTTTTCACCCCTTCCGCAACCATGTTCATACCGTCAAGAATTTCATCCAGAGTTTTACCCTGGCCCAGGGCTATCCCCACAGACCGGTTACGGGAAAGGTCCCCGGTACAGGTAAGGACCAGATCACCCATACCGGCCAACCCGGAAAAGGTTGCCGCCTGGGCTCCGAGGGCCAGACCCAGACGGCTGATTTCCGCCAGACCGCGGGTGATCAGGGCAGCCCTGGTATTGAGACCAAAACCCAAGCCATCCGCAACCCCGGCCGCTAAAGCCATGACATTTTTCAATGCCCCACAAAGTTCAACCCCCAAAATGTCATTATTGGTATAAACCCTGAAAGCTGCACTGGTAAAAATATTTTGTACCTGTACAGCAATATCTTGTTGCGGCGCTGCTGCCACCACCGCCGTCGGTATTCCTGAAGCTACTTCTTTGGCAAAGGATGGGCCGGAAATCACGGCCAGATGCTGATGACATGATTGGGGCAACAACTCCCGCAAAACCTGGGACATGGTCAACAGAGTCCCGTTCTCAATCCCTTTGGAAGCAGAAACAATAAGACTTTCCGGATTGAAGTCTCCCAAGGCCTGCTGGACCACTAAACGCATGACCTGGGATGGAGAAACCAGCAATACCACATTGTTATCGGTAACCGCCGCGGATAAATCAGCCGTAAAGACAAGATTTGAAGACAAGGAAAAACCCGGCAGAAACAAATCATTCTCCCGGGTCATCTTCATTCTCTCAACCAGGTCTTTTTCGTAAGCCCACAAGGTAACTGGATAACCCTTTTCTGCCAGCATATTGGCGAG
This genomic window contains:
- the dapB gene encoding 4-hydroxy-tetrahydrodipicolinate reductase; the encoded protein is MAKIMVSGAAGRMGRRIISVIHEHEKTVLTGALEYAGNPLVGQDAGEISGVGKLGIPIAGLAGDLPFADSDVLIEFTTPAATLANLKIAADYQVPMVIGTTGMTVEEREQVRALAAQIPVVLAPNMSVGVNVLFKVVAEVAKILGDDYDVEILEAHHRLKKDAPSGTAVRLGEIVADALQRDYQEVAVFERRGFTGERTPEEIGMQTLRAGDIVGDHLVMFGGLGERLEIVHRAHSRDTFARGALRAALWVMDQQPGLYDMQDVLGLG
- a CDS encoding NAD(P)H-dependent glycerol-3-phosphate dehydrogenase → MAMKIGVIGAGSWGTALANMLAEKGYPVTLWAYEKDLVERMKMTRENDLFLPGFSLSSNLVFTADLSAAVTDNNVVLLVSPSQVMRLVVQQALGDFNPESLIVSASKGIENGTLLTMSQVLRELLPQSCHQHLAVISGPSFAKEVASGIPTAVVAAAPQQDIAVQVQNIFTSAAFRVYTNNDILGVELCGALKNVMALAAGVADGLGFGLNTRAALITRGLAEISRLGLALGAQAATFSGLAGMGDLVLTCTGDLSRNRSVGIALGQGKTLDEILDGMNMVAEGVKTTLSAYQLAAKVGVEVPITEQMYRILYQHKDPRQAVTDLLARDLKAEGC
- a CDS encoding selenium metabolism-associated LysR family transcriptional regulator, translating into MLETRHLQVFMAIWELHGFSKAAEKINLTQPTVSGHIKTLEAILGTELFNRSTRDVSPTKAAELFHPYARRILNLMSQAEQEMNLFIGREKGTLEIGGSNIPGEYVLPLAVGQFKKGRPIIKITLKIGDTREIVAAVGEGQLELGMVGAVIERPDIIFEACLVDDLLLVTPPDSPLAGKKQVKMAELTNYPFIMRENGSGTRKTIEKALEQAGDPLKAYNLSIIAEMGSTEAIRQAVKAGVGCSIISRRAVQKDVELGLMSASSLPELNLKRQFYLILPKQRRISPLAEEFRQFMQQNITE
- the dapB gene encoding 4-hydroxy-tetrahydrodipicolinate reductase; amino-acid sequence: MIKIAMTGTLGRMGSVMRSHLKNQPDFKLVLAVSHRLGNQELDAEQKRELEGVQLAGSFSAVDPEAIDVIVDFSVPEAAVEYARYAGVNGIPMVMGTTGFNQEQLDKLAGYLADVPCLVSPNMSLMMNVVYRLVSNATVVLDDYDVDVEIIERHHRGKRNAPSDTALKLAQIVAEKRHWPFPEVVKHDRWGMIGERKQQEIGIQCLRGGDVFSEHGIMFAGLGEHIEIIHRAHSLESYVRGVTRALRWIINRPPGVYDMLDMLGLPEVLY